The Neodiprion pinetum isolate iyNeoPine1 chromosome 5, iyNeoPine1.2, whole genome shotgun sequence genome segment GCACCCTATCCTCGAAATTATTGTGCTCCTTTTCAGCAAAGAACGTAACGCAGCACACGAAATACGAATTACGCGTGGCCAAAGAACGTCAACGACATTTGCAGGTCTCGCGATCAGTCCGGTCGGTCGGTCGTTTTCCTGCCTTTCCTCGATCACTACGACGGCACAGACCCTATGAACCCTCGATCCGCACGAATCGATGCGACTGAATTTGTCCACTGAAAACCGCTGGCAGCGCTGTCGCCCGATATTTCACTTCGACGGACCGTCGTCGGCTCTGCTACTCCCGAACTGCCCGTTGACGCCATTCCCACGTTTGGTTTCTCCCTCTCCACCGTCTTTTCTATGCAGAAATTCCCGTTATTAGGCGCTTTGCATTGCTGACCGACAGTACGCTCGCTGCTTTCACCGTCCGACGCTAGCTTCGGCGATCCCAGCGCCATCTCTTCGTCTTGTCGGCAACAATGTTGCGTCGGTCCTGCAATAAACCTGCAATGCCATTttggattgttttttttttttttttcttttttcatgcATACTTGTTTTGCGAAACGTGATGATGCAACGGCACATTAAAGGTGTTGTTTGCGCACTTGATGCTAATgattattaattacattaatacCGGTAGGTTGGTAGtgtcaaaatatttctcaaacAAACCGTATGTTCGTGTATAGGTACGATCTCATGCAACCTCAATTCTTGTCACcgtgaattgaaattatgcGTACCTACTTCAGCTTTcacattataaatattttcaacgaatgtTCAATGTCTCCGATTTTAAATCTCATTGTTTCACCGTCATTATTTTGAGGCGCATCTCACTCGATCACACTGGCCATGGTCCTCTTATCTTTCTTCCCGATTGACGTATAAATATGCAATTACGGTTCACAAATCCCGGCAAAATTTTCTGTGCGAACGATTCCGTTTGGTTAAGCTTTCCACGGGATCAATGGCAGGGTTTTACCCGTAGTCTGAGCTtcattttgataattattatcgttagcATTCATACGAGTCTTCAATATTGTGAAAACATTACTCCATTTAGTACAATccaacgaataaataaaaccttCGACTGAATtgagtttttttgtttgttttgtaCGAACCTGAAAAACCCTAGCTAAGATTATCTTGTTTCACACTTTGATGGCAAACAACAACATTCTTTTCATTGTTGATTTTGcttttgttgtgttttttgtttgaattttattttcctttacCACTATCACATTAAAAGATGAAAGGATTTGAATCTGAAATAATCACGTCTGGCATAGAACTAAAACGAATACAGACGAAAACTACTGAGTGttggaaaattgagaaaagtAATAgcaatatacattatacacatatatattagaCCTGTCCTTAAGAAgggcaaaatcgaattttaatggtCTTACCCTCCAAATCGgttcgaaataattaaaaaaaaatgtccgaatttttaaaaattttttcctccataTTTACCCACGCCTAggaagccttactttttcccataagaaaagcattggtttttcgggatttttaatcgtttttttatcGCTGCCGTAATTATCAGCAGTAATTATCAGCCCAAAAATGCTTGTatcgaattccaaaaaattggacaaaaCGGTAACATAAGTGTCAACGTTTTCTGAgaatttgtgattttttggCTGATTATTACggcatatataatatatatatatatatacacacacacacacttatTATTCATGACagattaaaaagaaattccaAGGTACAAACACGcgacattaaaaaaaaaaaaaaccgcgagAACTACATACGCAGACCTAACACCAACCTAAACACATAATTAATTGAATGTTGCAGAAGAGACTAACAATTGTACGTTTCGTCAACATTGTAAACGTCATCGACTGTTGATTGCTTGATTATAGGCTGCTTTTTActaacattattataatacctTTACTTTTCTCGATTTCCGAATACTCGGGTTTTTTCGTTTTAGTTCTACACCAGACgtgattatttcaaatttaaattcttGCATCTTTTAATGTAACAgaggtgaaagaaaataatatacatatacctatatatatatgtatatacgtatgtttatacgcatacatatacctatgtaatGTATACCACCTCTTCATTTATCAATTCGCATGggacaaattttcaactccGCATATATATCGAGcgatatacatttacatacgtatgtacatatttggattatatacatatagcacCGCctcaatttattaatatttatttataacaataataatgacaataataataataattattataataaatcatGAATTCCAGTAATCTTCGCACTCATACCAGTATTCTTATAACttcaatttcataattatctCAATATAATTGTTACGCTATAtgcatatgcatacatatatatatttcatatgtaatatttgtattcatcaatattatataatataatataattaaaattatattcttatattccgaattatttcgtCGACACGATAGTAGAGATTGTTTTGTCTGTAACcattattcatttatacatatgtatcagGGTGGTCCTTTCATTTAGGggtcggaaaaattttcattggggGGGTCCCCAGATCTGTTccaaatcattaaaaaaaaatcggtgtaaAGTTTTAATCCTCTATGTCAACTGGAAGACGTGCCTCTTAAGCTCCGAAAGTTTTAACTGTACAGTACATGTACCTGAACAttgaagatttgaaaattttacaattattgttCCCTTATATATAAGCCTAATAAAAGTGATTCTTTATGcttatataaaaaaagaaatacattaTAAgattatgataaaattttcaaattttcaaggtCTGTTCCTATCATTATAACCAACAACTCTGCCAAGTTTCAAATCGGTCCCTTAATTTATACCAAAGTCATACAAAACGCAATAACTGGTTATAAAAACTAcatgtattttacatttaaaactTCCAGCGCAGAGGCACGTGTTTCAGTTGACGTAGAGTATTAAGactacataaattttttctaatgattCGGAACAGATTTGGAAGGCGTCccaaaaaaaactttccgaGCCCCAATTAAGGACCAccttaatatatgtatatgtatactattcATTTCTAAAATTACACTATAAGATCCGTACGATATCGTTTATACTGCTACAACTACTTGTATACATTAAGATTATAATtactattaatattattattgttgttattactgttgttagtacgattattattatcatcatcatcattattacgattattatcataatattattattttcattattatttttatcattatccTTATGATTTATTGTGTAGAACCAGAgcaaattattgttaatatcTTGCTAAGCGAATCAGCAAAGTTTAGCACTAAGTATTAGTATTTTAGTATCTGCAGTATTTACTTGCTTAGGGGATGGGAGTTTTTTTCTACGAGTGACAATCACTgcatttataataataacttaTGCGTTTACAATGTGATTGTGTGCAGTATGTTTGAATGTAAATACATTGAATCGTAtaaagttagtaacattattactattataattattattgttcgtttttaattctattaatattacgtataatgtatattatataatttgaataactaacattattattgttattgttatcatcattattattcaattctaATTATATTCTTACTCTTGCCAAGTCAAAATTGATTCGTAGTCGAGTTTTCGGCGATTTCACTCTCTCCCTATTTTGTTTTCTGTATGTACTGTAGATATAAATCTCTATCGTATAAGTATCTATTACtcaaatatttgagaaaaaagaatacgaactaaaaaaaaaaaaaaaaaaaaaaaaacaagaatgtTTCCGGAAATAaagtgtttttaaaattttttcaatgatcaTTTCCTcacaaactgtcggtatcacAGCGGATTGTGTATGCGACAAAAAATTACGGCCataaaaaagaacaaaaattggctgcaaagaagaaaatacaaaccaatcttgtttctttgttttattcaCAATGTTAAGAGGATGTTCTAGTCAGTCTTTACGGACCAAGTAAAATATCACTTATTTTAACTATTACATACGCTTATGCATCACTAAAGCAAAAAAGCTACTGATAAAGCCATTCTAAATGCAATACCAAATAAGAATATCTGAAAAAAGTCtttatttacgaaaaattaatgTCAGAAAGTGCACGTATACATTTCCTACCGTTATTCTCgcatgaaacgaaaaatttgtggTTCTGTTCCTGATTGAGATTGCATGTAGAATTGCGCTATCAGTAGCTCTTTCGAGTTAGTAATACGTAAGCGTAGGTAATAGTCAAAATAAGTGAGAATTCACTCGGTTGTTACAGACTGTATACAGCGTCCTCTCGAGACCAAATTCGTCAGCGGCATATTTTAtgagtgtttaaaaaaaaaaaggattcaACGATTGTCACATTGtacaaataaagaataaagCTGCGTCACTCCATGACTAACTTTTTCTGGATCCTTATCGCTTTCTGCCTTTCTTTAGTTTTCCATCACAACACgtagtaattttcattttcattattattatcattactcaTATACGCAGCTTCGTATTTAGAATTGTACAGATTGGTATAGAATGTACGTAATATAATTTGTCACTATCTGTGTCCATGATTCTGCgtcactaaaaaaaaaaaaaaagccaagACTAATCTTCCTATGATCCAATTTTTgttcttgaaaaatatcgtgGAGATCCTACTCGTTAGTGTTGAGGAGCAAATATGTTTTCCGGTTAAAAAACATGAACCAATATTTTCGAAACGCGCAACGGATTATCGGTCTTACAGATTTTCATGATCATGCAACGAGTGTCTGAATACGTGATCGACCTTTTGCCTCAAGTAGGTATTTTATGTATGCAAGTACAATATTAATTCGAATTCAATAAACTTCAAactatataatacatgtaaataTGCATCTATATACACGtgttacgtatgtatatatctataatatgCTGATCCTAAGTCGTATGTTTAGTTGGTCTGCTGAAACTGCAGCCTGCCCTTCTGATcgtttatataatacatattatatatgtgtaattgTTGCTACCGTCATTATTATACAAacctttatttaatttttttttgttgtattccCTACTCACCGAAcgaacggaaaaaaaagaacaagctGACGGATgaagaatataatttttctcatttgtgCCATGTAACAACCGCATGAGTGTATTCATCATTTTATACCGTGATGTGGTAATTACAACATTAATTCACTTCAAAATGTTACCGTAATTCTCCCAGACGAAAGAACGCTGAAAAACCCGATCAACAGGAACTATAATGAAACTGCGACATCCAAGCCGAAAATATGCAATACCAAAGAACAAAGGTAacaacataaataaataccgaAATATCGTATCGTCTGCAGAGAATTACAGAAAACTTCAACGATCAGTATCAAGGATTGAAAATTGCAATCGTTTACCTGACATCTATGATCATTAAAATTCGTGCAGGATCAAGGATCTTAAGCATGACTTTCGAAATCCTATTTTTGTAACGCCAATTTTGTTTATTCCGAAACTTTTTGTCACCAGATACCAGAAAATCCATGTCGGGCTGTTTGCTCATGACAGACGCCGAAGTTCCCGAAGCGACGCGACCTATAAAAATATCTAAGATCCTTTGTATCATCCAGCAGTTTCCATGACCTTACGCTGAGACAGTTTCAACCatggatttttttataatttcaccAAAGTTCTCGTCACTGCAATCCTCGCCGCTGTTTTGCTGTCCTGTCATTTGCGGCTGGCTGGTTTCAGGCTGCTGATGCTGGAGCGATTTGTCATCCTCTGAATTTGCTTTGTCAGGCTGCTGCATCGTAGGGTACGAGATCTGGTGACTTGTCGACTCCACTTCGCCGTAGTACGAATAACGACCCGCCAGCAGTTCCGAGAAAGGTTCAAGTTTCCCGAGCTGCTGGTGATGCTGATGGTGGTGCTGATGGTGGACTGAGCTCATTGTTGGCTGCTGAACAGAGTTCAGGTTCGTATAATGTGACGGCGGGCCCTCGTCCTGCTGGACGTAGTTTGTTTCGTAATTAGATGGCGCCTGCTGGTGACAAGCAACCGACATCGATGTCACCACGTTACCGGCACCCTGGAAAATAACATCCGCCCTGATTAGACGCGAAATCTAGCTGCTTTGTAAAGTGACGCGTTCCAAACTGGTCGAAGGGTTGACCATAATGTCTGTATTTCGGGTTCAGGTACACTGGATCTTCGATGCGTCACTGaacttcaaaaatcaaaatttgcaaGACATCAAAAGACTCTTTCATAAGTGGTTTGCAAAGTTATTGAACATTGGCTATCCCCTCGACAACAGCAGGCAACACTGATAGATTGTATTGATGATCACCATGGGATCCGTGACGTAGCCGCCATAGTGAGAAAACGCTTGAGGCGTGTGACTGACGGATTGAAATTGATGATGAAACTGTCCCCTGGAAGTAGACGGGAGCGTTTGGTAGGACTGGTAGTCCTGGTAGGTGTTCTGCTGGAACTGTTGAACAGAATGAGCCGCGTCTCCGCCGTTGGAAAACTGCTGGAACGGTGGACCCACAAACTCGGTTGGATGAAGAAGCTTTCTctggtgatgatgatggtggtggtggtggtggtggtggtggtgctgCGGCTGACCTTGAGCTCCGCTATCAACGGTATCCTCACTGCATGTCTGGTAACAGTCATCCCGAATGGCGTACAAGTCCAGACTGTCTTCCCTGGTCCCCGGTATCTCGGGCTGCTGACAGGAGCCGGCTTCCTGTGGAGGGTTCGTGTAGTGCAAGGTCGTAAACCCGCCTCCATTCACCGCGCAGGAACCTTCGACGCCATCCATGCCGACTGGCAAACCCCGCTGCGCATCAAGGTCATGAAGGTCAGTGCAGTCCTCGTCTCGGTGCTTCTTTTCCAGTTCCAAACGCATCAGTGTGTGAATAAAGTGCGTCCGAACTCTTACTGGGTTGAACTCTATCCTGCCCGAACTGTTCGCGCAGCCGTCGCGCGAACAGCCACAAGGAAAACCAGCACGATCCACCTGAGGGTgatgaatcttttttttaacaaagtcACTTCAGGGTCCTGTAAATTGATTCGAGCTGCACTCAATTATCAACCGGTTTTTGTTACAGTCAGATTCGAAGTTGTATCTTACACGTCTTAAAACATTGCCCGCAGATTTTGGGCACCTGTTGAGGTATTCAAGTTATGTTTGAACAAGATCTGATAATTCCAATGCCATCGCCGATGATCTCTAAGTGATTCTGAAGCAGTATCAAAAGTTTGAGATCACTCTCCGAGTGAGGTCACGATTGGTTTGATGGGCTTCAAGTGCTACCGATTGAGCTTTGGTAACTTGAAAAGGGTTTCAATTGGTTCCACATCATTTCCGGTCCGGTTAAGGATGGTTTGCGGATATTTTGACGATAAAGTATAATAATCTCATTTCACTTACCTGACATTTAACGTGAGCCCTGCTGCAAGGGCAGCTTTCAGGGTCACAATAGCCTTTGCACCCACAGCCGCAGTGTTTCCTACTGGCCCGAATGTCACGACACTCGTCTTTTTCGACAGTGTCGATTTTTTGCACCCCAGCAGCTCTGAGAAGGGCCCGTCTCTGCCAGGTGGGAACAGGGAGGAGAAAGTAGTAGCTGTCAATGTCGAGTTCCTCAGTGTCACTGGGTTCCTCGTCGGTGTCGTCACTGGGATCTTCGGAGCTCGAAGCAGCTTCAACAACGTTGTTCGCAGCCCGTTCTGAGCGCAACTGAGCTAGCCTGGCACGGTGAATCCGCCGCTGTTCGGCCGCGTGTTCCGTCAGCGAAAACCTCTCAGCATGAGTGTGGGCCGCGCTCATGCCAAGCGTGCTTCCTCCCTGACAAAGACATCATTCGCGGGTATTGTAACTCACCGAACAGAGTAATAGAACATTAATCCTAACCTGTGACGGCACGCAGGTGAAACCCTGCGCCCTCGGGAAATAGTAAACCGTCACCGCGTCGAATTGGATGTTCCGCTTCTTTTTCTGCGACTCGTCAGGGTTCAACCTCTTCGCGTCTGGTTCACCCTCCATGCAGTCGGTCAACCGCCTCTTCAGGTTGCTTTTCGGTGGACTTTGAAGTGCAGGGAGTATCGGGATCGCCAAGAGGTCGGGCCTCTGCACCTCAGACCCAGTCATCATTTCCGCGTCTCCTTTGACCGGTACAAAGGTCTCCAGTTGTTCGGACGCTTTggacgaagaaaaacaaagtcCGTTATGCGCCATGTACTCGTGCGCAGaagaaatttctttcaccAATTAGGTAGTGTCAGAGGTAATGAACgaagatttttttgaacatcTTATTCGTCCAAGAAATTTTAGCTGAGGATATTATCGCTGAAAATTTGGTATTTTATCGAAATAGTCTGAGGAAAGCCTCAAACGAGGTCGAAACGTTACGACAGAATAAGTGTTCGGCTGGATCCGAGGAAACAATCAGCCGTTAGATGTCGTACAATGTTTATGGAAGTTCACTAGCAGTTGActtgttatttgttttttagcAAAATGGTGGACACCGCTCAAGTTGCTGCCCACCTCGAAACTGTGGCTTGTAATATCTCCAAACTTACCTTCGTATAACAGGGGATCCGAGTTTTGGTGACTACTCCAATTCTGATAAGATCAAAAAAAGTGTCAACCAACTATTTTCGAAAGCTAATAAGACCATGACtaacaaaagaaatttcctCGCTCCGCGCAGAAGCTATGTCACATAATGTCCGCTTGCTGTAACGAACTATTACCATCCCGCAAACCTCGAAACCTACCTTTGTCCTTATTAGAGAGTATTTCGTTGGGTATCCTGTCAAGAAAGGAAGTTTCCGAGTCACTTTCTGGGGCAGGAGCTGGTCCAGGTTCGCCAGCGATTTCGCCGCCTAGTCCAGAATCGCTTCCATCTGACCTAACTTCGTCCCCGGCACCGGCGGCGAGGGCAAGACTCTCGGCCGAATCTTCAGTGAAGGTCTGCGGTCTGTCCGATTGAACCCTGTCGCAGTCGACGATTATGTCCGTCGAGTCGCCGCGAGTTTGAAGCGACTCAACGGGCTCCGTCGCGGCACAGATCGCGGCGGGCTCAGAGCTGCAATCCGAGTCCGTCTCGGTTTCAGCGTCCCTAAGGGGGTCCTCAGCGCTTTCGGTCGAGCTGCAGGGACTTGCTTCCGGATAGGCGACGATAAAGTCGAGACCATTCGTCATCGACGAGGCCTGGAGCTGGACGCAGGCGACGTCAGCACCAGCAAAGACTATTTCCTCACCCTCGACGAGTTTTTGAATCACAGCCCTCGGACTCGAGGGCGTTTGCTCAGTCCTGCCAACACCGTACTCGACTTCACCAACACTCCCGGATTCACTATTCTCAGCCTTCTCATCGTTTCTCGCGATCATCACCAGTTCCTCACCACTAACAACCTCCGAATCGCACTTCACTTTTCGGGACCACCACGACGACGACTCATGCTCCGTTTCTTGGTGCCTCGAAAGCTGGACTCGAAGGTCTTCTTCAGCGATCAGGTGCTTCTCGGCACTGCTGGGTGTCGATTCTGAGCCTTTTTGCTCGTTTGAAATCTCTTCATCGTTGGCATCGCTCGCTACCTCGTAGAAGGTGGAATCTGGTGTCAAGGATATTTCACCGAGGGTTCTTTCCCTAAGGCTCACAACTTCCGGCGACAGTCTCCTCACGTCGTTCTTCAACTGCTCGGCCCTCTCGTCCGATATCTCAACCCCCATTTTCTTTATCTCCATTTTTATCGGCAGGAAATCGGCAGGAACTGAAATTGCTTGCTGATGCTCACTCGGTTCAGGTACCAACGAACTCGTTCCGCTTTCAGGATTGCCTTCGGTTGTCGTCGACCCTAACGAAGACGAACCCGGTTCCGATGTTCTCGCATCTTCTCGGTCCACGTTTACACCGCGGTCAGGCGCCGAAAGCGATTCCATATCGCTGTGGATCGCGCACAACTGAAACAGATCACAACACCATGATGAATCCTTAAATTTCAAGACTGATGCAATTAGACAAGGGACTCGATGAGGAGATGCGCTTTTTTGACATTGggtttctctttctctctctcccgctGAAGATTAGCgaattaaatggaaaaaaaatattttgtggtAAACACCGAAACTCTTTCTCTGTCTTTTTTCCCTCGAGAAAGGAGACGACGGGAATCAATAAGTCGGCAGTGCCGCGCGTTTCCCGCCGCTTGCAGGCAGGATTCTTGTTGTACAATTTAACGTGATATACTGCCACGGCTTCGTTTTGCGTTTCGCCGGATTGGGGACCAAGAATATCGATATCTCACTGTGGCTTTTACCTacttctttttcaattctttttcttcgaaagAAACGCGACGAGGAGAAGCCTCTTTCCATGTACGGACGCAAGACCATACGGACCATCGTTTCGACCTGTTCTAATCAATCCGCTGAAGACCAAAACACGTTCGCACAACTAACACGCGCTTTAATTCAAACCACGAGTGTGCGAGTGGGAGGAAAGGAGAGAAAGTGAGTTGGTGAGACTGAGGCAGAGAGAGATTATTGATTCTAGGAGGGGAAGATGAGTGTGAGGTACTATGACGCCAGAATTCGGTGTGCATATTATCCGTACTCGCGATTTTATTACTTTGTTTAGTGGTGATTCGACAGATCGCAGAATCCgtgacatttatttatttctttgtttgtACATTCGGGAGTTCGTTTATTTGTTACAATTTCCGGCTGGCCGGTTTGTTAGAGACCCACGATACAGAACCTCCTAATTATTTCGTTCGTTTTCCCATGTTCTTTCTACTATAGCCTTGGACCCCAAGTAatctttttattatcattaccatTCTCAAACATAAATCTATTCTTTTGCCAACTCAAACACATATTACTTTCATccttttttctcataatcaCGAGGATTTCTATTTAGTGAAACTTTCGAAAATGTTTTCAAGTTTCTGTGGTgtaaatgatttgaaaaaacacTCGTGGAGCCCGTTTTACGACAATACATATCGATATTTAtctatgt includes the following:
- the Axud1 gene encoding uncharacterized protein Axud1; protein product: MESLSAPDRGVNVDREDARTSEPGSSSLGSTTTEGNPESGTSSLVPEPSEHQQAISVPADFLPIKMEIKKMGVEISDERAEQLKNDVRRLSPEVVSLRERTLGEISLTPDSTFYEVASDANDEEISNEQKGSESTPSSAEKHLIAEEDLRVQLSRHQETEHESSSWWSRKVKCDSEVVSGEELVMIARNDEKAENSESGSVGEVEYGVGRTEQTPSSPRAVIQKLVEGEEIVFAGADVACVQLQASSMTNGLDFIVAYPEASPCSSTESAEDPLRDAETETDSDCSSEPAAICAATEPVESLQTRGDSTDIIVDCDRVQSDRPQTFTEDSAESLALAAGAGDEVRSDGSDSGLGGEIAGEPGPAPAPESDSETSFLDRIPNEILSNKDKASEQLETFVPVKGDAEMMTGSEVQRPDLLAIPILPALQSPPKSNLKRRLTDCMEGEPDAKRLNPDESQKKKRNIQFDAVTVYYFPRAQGFTCVPSQGGSTLGMSAAHTHAERFSLTEHAAEQRRIHRARLAQLRSERAANNVVEAASSSEDPSDDTDEEPSDTEELDIDSYYFLLPVPTWQRRALLRAAGVQKIDTVEKDECRDIRASRKHCGCGCKGYCDPESCPCSRAHVKCQVDRAGFPCGCSRDGCANSSGRIEFNPVRVRTHFIHTLMRLELEKKHRDEDCTDLHDLDAQRGLPVGMDGVEGSCAVNGGGFTTLHYTNPPQEAGSCQQPEIPGTREDSLDLYAIRDDCYQTCSEDTVDSGAQGQPQHHHHHHHHHHHHHQRKLLHPTEFVGPPFQQFSNGGDAAHSVQQFQQNTYQDYQSYQTLPSTSRGQFHHQFQSVSHTPQAFSHYGGYVTDPMGAGNVVTSMSVACHQQAPSNYETNYVQQDEGPPSHYTNLNSVQQPTMSSVHHQHHHQHHQQLGKLEPFSELLAGRYSYYGEVESTSHQISYPTMQQPDKANSEDDKSLQHQQPETSQPQMTGQQNSGEDCSDENFGEIIKKSMVETVSA